One genomic segment of Candidatus Nitrospira nitrificans includes these proteins:
- a CDS encoding NAD-dependent epimerase, whose translation MTGTQPPILVTGAAGFIGFHVVKRLLDRGDHVIGLDNINDYYDVRLKQARLAQLTPHERFRFVKLDLANRQGMRDLFADTVIQRVVHLAAQAGVRYSLVNPHAYTESNIEGFLNILEGCRHTQVEHLVYASSSSVYGGNTHMPFSVHDNVDHPVSLYAASKKANELMAHCYAHLYHLPCTGLRFFTVYGPWGRPDMALFIFTKAILEGQPIEVFNHGKMKRDFTYVDDIVEGVIRTLDHPATADSAWSGEKPDPGTSSAPARIYNIGNHQPVELLHFIDVLERSLGKKAEKRLMPLQPGDVPATYADIDDLSNDVGFKPTTPVEVGIPRFVKWYREFYRV comes from the coding sequence ATGACCGGAACGCAGCCGCCGATTCTTGTCACAGGTGCCGCGGGGTTCATCGGGTTTCACGTGGTCAAGCGCCTCTTGGACCGTGGCGATCACGTGATCGGCCTCGACAATATCAACGACTACTACGATGTGCGCTTGAAACAGGCCCGCCTGGCCCAATTGACGCCGCACGAACGATTCCGTTTCGTCAAACTCGACCTCGCCAACCGGCAAGGGATGCGGGACCTCTTTGCCGACACAGTCATACAGCGGGTCGTTCATCTCGCGGCCCAAGCGGGCGTGCGCTATTCACTCGTCAACCCTCACGCCTATACCGAAAGCAACATCGAAGGATTCTTGAATATTCTGGAAGGCTGCAGGCACACTCAGGTCGAACACCTCGTCTATGCGTCATCGAGTTCCGTTTACGGCGGCAATACACATATGCCGTTTTCCGTGCATGACAATGTGGACCATCCGGTCTCGCTGTATGCCGCCAGCAAGAAGGCCAATGAGCTGATGGCTCACTGTTATGCGCATCTGTATCACCTGCCTTGCACAGGCCTTCGTTTCTTCACCGTGTATGGACCTTGGGGACGCCCCGATATGGCCCTCTTCATCTTTACGAAGGCCATCCTGGAGGGCCAACCGATTGAAGTCTTCAATCACGGCAAGATGAAACGCGATTTCACCTATGTGGACGACATCGTCGAGGGAGTCATTCGGACGCTTGATCATCCTGCGACGGCCGATTCAGCATGGTCGGGAGAGAAGCCGGATCCAGGAACCAGCTCGGCTCCGGCTCGAATCTATAATATCGGCAACCATCAGCCGGTCGAGCTGCTGCACTTCATCGACGTATTAGAGCGCTCGCTGGGGAAGAAGGCGGAGAAGAGACTGATGCCGTTACAGCCTGGAGACGTCCCTGCGACATATGCCGATATCGACGATCTTTCCAACGACGTCGGATTCAAGCCGACGACACCGGTCGAAGTGGGAATACCCCGTTTTGTGAAGTGGTATCGTGAGTTCTATAGGGTCTAA
- a CDS encoding cation:proton antiporter domain-containing protein, whose protein sequence is MANALSNAQTSGILRIYRSTERTCWHDDHPQLQQIVGSFDSEAASGKTNDKIRLTMTDYSVLGNLLLIYTVSIAVVFLFHQFRLPSIAGFLVAGALIGPHGLNLISDIATVQVLAEIGIVLLLFTIGIEFSLRQLTSLRRLLLIAAPIQVGGVIVCAWLGGTLAGLPASQAIFWGFLLSLSSTAIVLKGLAANGDSDSPHGRATIGILVFQDLAVVPMILLTPILASPDGGSLTPVLLSLGKSLLVVACIVAAAWYAVPRLLEHIVRSRSRELFLLTIIVMCLGIAWLTSLGGLSLALGAFIAGLVISESEYSHQAIAEVLPFRDSFNSLFFVSIGILMDWRILLEYPLVVPGVLLVVLLVKLVAGTGAVLAVSVPPRSAVMTGIALAQVGEFSFILAQVGLENKLLSGPPYQIFLAVSICSMIITPLLMQWSPHLARRVEAVQRLRRWFPGQTTAHVLEAEGRHLRIKDHVIIVGYGLNGRNLARVLSETEVPHIALDLDGDTVRREAAHGLPLYYGDATNPNVLRHVKIDDARVLVVAISDPFIARRTVQVARALNPKIHIVVRTRYLRELEELHQLGADDVVPEEFETSIEIFALVLRTYNMPQDFVMRKAEQVRREGYALLRRSELPELAHHLRGGTLTDVEVETCRIEENSPAAGKTIVQLALRPRTGASIIALTRSGVTESNPPEKTTLLAGDIVVLLGAREEIRRAMGFIAANERAG, encoded by the coding sequence ATGGCCAACGCCTTGTCCAACGCACAAACCTCAGGTATCCTGCGCATCTACCGATCGACTGAAAGAACGTGCTGGCACGATGACCACCCCCAGCTCCAACAGATCGTCGGATCGTTTGATTCCGAAGCGGCATCAGGCAAGACGAACGACAAGATACGACTCACGATGACGGACTACAGCGTACTCGGAAATTTGCTGCTGATCTACACCGTCTCCATCGCCGTGGTGTTTCTGTTTCATCAATTCCGGCTGCCGTCCATCGCCGGGTTTCTCGTCGCCGGAGCCTTGATCGGCCCTCACGGGCTCAATCTGATTTCTGATATCGCGACGGTACAAGTGCTGGCGGAAATCGGGATTGTGTTGCTTCTGTTTACCATCGGTATCGAATTCTCGCTGAGGCAACTGACCTCGCTGCGGCGACTGCTCTTGATCGCCGCTCCGATCCAAGTCGGGGGAGTCATCGTGTGCGCGTGGCTCGGCGGAACGCTGGCCGGGTTGCCGGCATCGCAGGCGATCTTCTGGGGCTTTCTGCTCTCGCTGAGCAGCACGGCCATCGTGTTGAAGGGGTTGGCTGCCAACGGGGACAGCGATTCGCCTCACGGACGAGCCACCATCGGCATCCTGGTCTTCCAAGACCTGGCCGTCGTCCCCATGATCTTGCTGACGCCCATTCTCGCCAGTCCCGACGGCGGCTCGCTGACGCCCGTGCTGCTCTCGTTGGGCAAGTCTCTGTTGGTGGTCGCCTGTATCGTCGCGGCCGCGTGGTATGCGGTCCCCAGACTGCTCGAACATATCGTTCGCAGCCGAAGCCGGGAACTCTTCTTGTTGACCATCATTGTCATGTGCCTCGGCATTGCTTGGTTGACCTCTCTCGGCGGGCTTTCGCTTGCTCTGGGAGCTTTCATCGCGGGACTCGTGATTTCCGAATCGGAGTACAGCCACCAAGCGATCGCAGAAGTGCTGCCCTTTCGTGACAGTTTCAACAGTCTGTTCTTTGTCTCGATCGGCATCCTGATGGATTGGCGGATCCTGCTGGAGTATCCGCTCGTCGTGCCCGGGGTGTTGCTTGTCGTGCTACTCGTCAAGCTTGTCGCCGGAACGGGAGCCGTCTTAGCCGTCTCCGTGCCTCCCCGCTCCGCCGTCATGACCGGCATCGCCCTCGCGCAGGTGGGTGAATTCAGTTTTATCCTGGCGCAAGTCGGCCTGGAGAATAAGCTCTTGTCCGGACCGCCCTACCAAATCTTTTTGGCGGTCTCGATTTGCTCCATGATCATCACACCGCTCCTGATGCAATGGTCTCCCCATCTCGCGCGACGCGTCGAGGCCGTCCAACGCCTTCGCCGCTGGTTTCCCGGACAGACCACCGCTCATGTGCTGGAGGCCGAGGGACGGCATCTCCGCATCAAGGACCATGTGATTATCGTGGGGTATGGATTGAACGGGCGCAATCTCGCTCGCGTCTTGAGCGAGACGGAAGTGCCGCATATCGCCTTGGATCTGGATGGTGACACGGTGCGCCGCGAGGCAGCCCATGGCTTGCCCCTCTATTATGGCGACGCGACGAATCCGAATGTGTTGCGGCATGTGAAAATCGACGATGCGCGAGTCCTGGTCGTCGCCATCTCCGATCCGTTCATAGCCCGCCGGACCGTACAGGTGGCCCGAGCCTTGAATCCGAAGATTCATATCGTCGTGAGAACTCGCTATTTGCGGGAATTAGAGGAGCTCCATCAGCTGGGCGCCGACGATGTCGTCCCGGAAGAATTTGAAACGTCGATTGAAATCTTTGCGCTCGTCCTCCGCACCTACAACATGCCGCAAGATTTCGTCATGCGGAAAGCGGAACAAGTGCGTCGTGAGGGATACGCGCTCCTCCGCCGGAGCGAGCTTCCCGAACTGGCTCACCATCTTCGCGGCGGAACCCTCACTGACGTCGAAGTGGAGACCTGTCGAATCGAGGAGAACTCACCGGCTGCGGGAAAGACGATCGTCCAATTGGCGCTGCGGCCACGGACCGGCGCGTCCATCATTGCCTTGACCAGAAGCGGCGTGACGGAATCCAATCCACCGGAGAAAACCACGCTCCTTGCCGGTGACATCGTCGTCCTGCTCGGAGCGCGCGAAGAGATCAGACGAGCGATGGGATTTATTGCCGCCAATGAGCGCGCGGGCTAG
- a CDS encoding S16 family serine protease, with amino-acid sequence MAKLTVSFRLACLLMLATMPAMPAYAGSSNIVSVPTLGIQGEGLPGVVNYIVVQLDHVASTDGPTIQFNEVNLGGGSLVGEEWKEGARRAVRAVLHAVGDSGHGWMITIKNRSATSLTDGMSASAAVAVAIMAAHRGGVLRSDVALSGQITPDGRLDVVGGLPVKIEAAANAHYRAIIVPLDQVLTSDWTSSTDVASRRRVQLIQVGTLDEAYQAMTVR; translated from the coding sequence GTGGCGAAGCTGACCGTGTCGTTTCGGCTGGCGTGTCTGCTGATGCTGGCGACCATGCCAGCGATGCCCGCGTATGCCGGGAGCTCCAACATCGTCTCCGTCCCGACTCTGGGCATACAGGGCGAGGGACTTCCCGGTGTCGTGAACTACATCGTAGTCCAGCTCGATCACGTTGCCTCGACAGATGGCCCGACCATTCAATTCAATGAAGTCAACCTGGGGGGAGGGTCCCTCGTCGGTGAAGAATGGAAGGAAGGAGCCCGCCGGGCCGTGCGCGCCGTGCTCCATGCCGTGGGTGACAGCGGGCATGGCTGGATGATTACGATCAAAAATCGCTCCGCGACGTCCTTGACCGACGGGATGAGCGCCAGCGCCGCCGTTGCCGTGGCGATTATGGCAGCCCATCGCGGGGGCGTGCTCAGATCGGATGTGGCGTTATCCGGCCAGATCACTCCGGATGGTCGCTTGGACGTGGTCGGAGGGTTGCCCGTGAAAATCGAGGCCGCCGCGAACGCGCATTATCGAGCCATCATCGTCCCGCTGGATCAGGTACTCACGTCGGACTGGACCAGTTCGACGGATGTCGCCTCTCGCAGGAGAGTCCAACTCATTCAAGTGGGCACACTCGATGAGGCCTACCAAGCCATGACGGTCCGCTAG
- a CDS encoding Rieske 2Fe-2S domain-containing protein: MIEQPSLEIVSSRSAPLFGFWYPAVPSHTLRPGAMTGLQRLGLPIVLCRDRAGGLAAMRDICPHRGMPLSFGRFDGERVECSYHGWQFDMKGRCRCIPALPEQGNLQTDKIGVTIYPAEETDGMIWLYLPDERGAIDPLPPVPRMPLPSEPRQSFHISLTYTCTPDDGIIGLIDPVHGPYVHSWWRSDARMHEKTKIFEPIPNGFRMIPHRPAKNSGPFHWMERVYGGPLTTTIDFLLPNQRVELMQCGRAWLANRLMATPVSDMECRIDFSAYWRGLHWLPFGNLIFRTLTKMFLGQDERAMKHLAVGLRHKPSSMFLGDADMPAKWYYKLKAAHQVSVQTGRPFDHPLKERVTLRWRS, translated from the coding sequence ATGATCGAACAACCATCACTCGAGATCGTATCTTCCAGAAGCGCTCCGCTCTTTGGATTCTGGTACCCGGCCGTTCCCAGCCATACCCTGCGTCCGGGCGCGATGACGGGGCTGCAGAGGTTGGGGCTGCCGATCGTTCTCTGTCGAGATCGAGCCGGTGGCCTCGCGGCGATGCGCGATATCTGTCCGCACCGGGGCATGCCTCTGTCATTCGGCCGGTTCGACGGGGAACGAGTGGAATGTTCGTACCACGGATGGCAGTTCGACATGAAGGGGCGCTGCCGGTGCATTCCCGCCCTGCCCGAACAGGGGAATTTACAAACCGACAAGATCGGCGTCACGATCTATCCGGCTGAAGAAACGGACGGCATGATTTGGCTCTATCTCCCGGACGAACGAGGCGCTATCGATCCGTTGCCGCCTGTTCCACGCATGCCGCTCCCGTCGGAGCCTCGGCAATCGTTCCATATCTCATTGACCTACACCTGTACTCCCGACGATGGCATCATCGGTCTCATCGATCCGGTGCATGGCCCCTACGTGCATTCATGGTGGCGAAGCGATGCGCGCATGCATGAGAAAACGAAGATCTTCGAGCCGATCCCGAACGGCTTCCGGATGATTCCGCATCGTCCCGCCAAGAACAGCGGTCCGTTTCATTGGATGGAACGCGTCTACGGAGGGCCGTTGACGACGACGATCGACTTCTTGTTACCGAATCAACGAGTGGAGCTCATGCAATGTGGACGGGCGTGGCTTGCCAATCGATTGATGGCCACGCCGGTGTCCGATATGGAATGTCGCATTGATTTTTCGGCCTACTGGCGCGGGCTGCATTGGTTGCCGTTCGGCAATTTGATTTTTCGTACATTGACAAAGATGTTTCTCGGCCAGGATGAGCGGGCGATGAAGCATCTGGCGGTGGGGCTTCGGCACAAACCTTCGTCGATGTTTCTCGGCGATGCCGATATGCCGGCGAAATGGTACTACAAATTGAAGGCTGCTCATCAGGTGTCAGTCCAAACAGGCCGACCGTTTGATCATCCTCTCAAAGAGCGAGTGACGCTTCGGTGGCGAAGCTGA
- a CDS encoding DsrE/DsrF/DrsH-like family protein, translating into MIATQIEPATALAQLQESKPDRVTIVLLSGDLDKAMAAFIIATGAAAMGMRVTMFFTFWGLNAIRRRGATSSAKDWLRRMFGLLNKGGADALPLSRFHFGGLGTKMMQTVMKQNRMPGVPELMQTALDLDVRFIACTTTMGLMGITKDTLIDGIDQFAGVTTYLAEAKQGSVNLFI; encoded by the coding sequence ATGATTGCCACACAGATAGAACCGGCGACGGCCTTGGCGCAACTACAGGAATCCAAGCCTGATCGAGTAACGATCGTGTTGCTGAGCGGGGATCTCGATAAGGCCATGGCGGCTTTTATTATCGCCACGGGCGCCGCCGCGATGGGCATGCGTGTGACCATGTTTTTTACGTTTTGGGGACTGAATGCGATTCGACGAAGGGGCGCCACGAGTTCAGCCAAAGATTGGCTTCGGCGGATGTTCGGCCTGCTCAACAAAGGCGGGGCCGATGCGCTTCCGTTATCCCGATTCCACTTCGGTGGGTTGGGAACGAAGATGATGCAGACGGTGATGAAGCAAAACCGGATGCCAGGCGTGCCCGAGCTGATGCAAACGGCTCTCGATCTGGACGTGCGGTTCATCGCCTGCACGACAACGATGGGCCTCATGGGTATCACCAAGGACACCTTGATCGACGGCATCGATCAGTTCGCCGGCGTGACCACGTATCTGGCGGAAGCCAAACAGGGCAGTGTCAATCTGTTCATTTGA
- a CDS encoding sulfurtransferase TusA family protein, which yields MMQADVKLDTLGYFCPMPIILTSKKIKEMVLGQVLEVVSDDEGIKKDMPAWCENTGHQMVGLEEEQAKSGRIYKAFVKKTK from the coding sequence ATGATGCAGGCCGATGTCAAACTCGACACCTTGGGGTACTTTTGTCCCATGCCGATCATTCTCACCTCCAAGAAAATCAAAGAGATGGTCTTGGGGCAGGTGCTGGAAGTGGTCTCCGATGATGAGGGCATCAAAAAAGACATGCCGGCTTGGTGTGAAAACACCGGGCATCAAATGGTCGGCTTGGAAGAGGAGCAAGCCAAGTCCGGCCGCATCTATAAGGCGTTCGTGAAGAAGACGAAGTAG
- the ftcD gene encoding glutamate formimidoyltransferase gives MDRLVECVPNFSEGRDQGTVHALIDAVTATADVTLLDHSLDADHHRSVLTFCGPPDAMVEAAFRAVRLATELIDLRTHVGVHPRIGATDVVPFIPIKGMTMQDCVLLAKRLGERVGRELGIPVFLYERAAGRADHAPLESVRRGGLEGLTFRMESDPDWIPDYGPPRLHGRAGAIAIGARPPLIAYNVNLRSTNVEQARSIARAVRHSSGGLPAVKAIGVELSSRGMVQVAMNVTDYLVTPILTVFQSVKAEAAKRDIEVAGSELIGLAPQAALDQAAAASLQLDRFDSSQILETRIAEAMRSTHGPAHPLSHFLAAVADAKPTPAGGSVAAFVGALAASLGVMGARLAGQSDREQRLLELSRQLHQLVQTDTEVYNGLMDAYKISKHQPDRPHAIVMALQRATEVPLEITELSCEVARLLHPLREGAKPAVRSDLTVGLALAIAAAQAGLVTANTNTNAQQNHQLADSIRHRIVQATESLEELRTLC, from the coding sequence ATGGATCGACTCGTCGAGTGTGTTCCCAATTTCAGTGAAGGTCGGGATCAAGGAACGGTTCACGCCTTGATCGATGCCGTGACGGCGACAGCCGACGTGACTCTGCTCGACCACTCGCTGGATGCGGACCACCACCGGTCGGTACTGACATTCTGTGGTCCCCCGGACGCAATGGTCGAAGCTGCATTTCGGGCCGTTCGGCTCGCGACTGAACTCATCGACCTACGGACACATGTCGGGGTGCATCCCCGCATAGGAGCGACGGATGTAGTGCCGTTTATCCCGATCAAGGGTATGACGATGCAAGATTGCGTCCTGCTTGCGAAGCGACTTGGAGAACGAGTCGGGCGTGAGCTGGGAATCCCCGTTTTCTTGTATGAACGTGCCGCGGGTCGTGCCGACCACGCCCCATTGGAGTCAGTCAGACGTGGAGGGCTCGAAGGACTCACGTTCCGGATGGAGTCAGACCCTGATTGGATTCCCGACTACGGCCCCCCACGACTGCATGGACGCGCGGGAGCGATCGCAATCGGTGCCCGACCTCCGCTGATCGCCTACAACGTGAACCTTCGCTCGACAAACGTCGAGCAAGCCCGGTCCATCGCCAGAGCCGTCCGTCACTCAAGCGGCGGGTTGCCGGCTGTTAAAGCGATCGGCGTAGAACTATCCAGTCGCGGCATGGTGCAGGTCGCCATGAATGTGACCGATTATCTCGTGACGCCTATTCTGACCGTGTTTCAGAGCGTCAAGGCCGAAGCCGCGAAACGCGACATCGAAGTGGCGGGGAGTGAATTGATCGGCCTTGCTCCTCAAGCGGCATTGGACCAGGCAGCCGCTGCCTCGTTGCAGCTCGATCGATTCGATTCCAGCCAGATTCTCGAAACAAGGATCGCCGAGGCGATGCGCAGTACGCATGGACCGGCGCACCCCCTCTCACATTTCCTTGCCGCCGTGGCCGACGCCAAGCCGACGCCGGCCGGTGGTAGCGTCGCGGCATTCGTAGGCGCCCTGGCGGCTTCCTTAGGGGTGATGGGGGCGCGCCTCGCCGGACAGTCGGACAGAGAGCAGCGCTTGCTTGAATTGAGCCGACAGCTCCATCAGCTCGTTCAAACAGATACAGAGGTCTACAATGGACTGATGGATGCGTACAAGATATCTAAACACCAGCCCGACCGCCCCCATGCGATTGTGATGGCGCTCCAACGGGCTACCGAAGTGCCGTTAGAAATCACTGAGCTGTCCTGCGAGGTTGCGCGGTTGCTCCATCCGTTACGCGAGGGGGCGAAGCCGGCCGTCCGATCAGATCTCACGGTAGGACTGGCCCTCGCCATCGCAGCGGCCCAAGCCGGTCTTGTGACCGCCAATACAAATACAAATGCACAACAAAATCATCAACTTGCAGATTCCATACGACATAGAATCGTGCAGGCCACAGAAAGTCTTGAGGAACTCAGGACGTTGTGCTAG
- the rpsU gene encoding 30S ribosomal protein S21: MEIKVFNNNVEKALKVAKKKLAGEGLFRELKRRRFYEKPSVRKKAKQREAQRRRQKWLSKRKPE, from the coding sequence ATGGAAATCAAGGTCTTCAACAACAACGTTGAGAAAGCGCTGAAGGTTGCCAAGAAAAAGCTCGCGGGAGAAGGTCTGTTCCGTGAGCTGAAGCGCCGTCGGTTTTACGAAAAGCCCAGCGTGCGGAAGAAGGCGAAGCAACGCGAAGCTCAACGGCGCCGCCAGAAATGGCTGTCAAAACGGAAGCCTGAGTAG